From one Dehalobacter sp. 12DCB1 genomic stretch:
- the grpE gene encoding nucleotide exchange factor GrpE, with protein MNKEKTNQASANAQEDKENQNIGQESEECLTEDIDSIDHLQRLREEIEEHKSKAEDYYTQMQRLKAEFDNFRKRTQKEKEDTARYASEKVIHSLLPVLDNFERAIVSSQKNNDFEALSQGVEMIERMFLKVLEDEGLKIIETVGQEFDPNLHEALLKEESDQPENMILEEFQKGYYLKDKVIRPSRVKVSG; from the coding sequence GTGAACAAAGAAAAAACAAATCAAGCGTCTGCAAACGCTCAGGAAGATAAAGAAAACCAGAACATCGGGCAGGAGAGTGAAGAATGCCTGACTGAGGACATTGATTCTATCGATCATTTGCAGCGCCTGCGTGAGGAAATTGAAGAGCATAAGTCCAAAGCGGAAGACTATTATACCCAAATGCAAAGACTGAAAGCTGAATTTGACAATTTCCGCAAAAGAACCCAGAAGGAAAAAGAAGACACTGCCCGGTATGCTTCGGAAAAAGTTATTCATTCCCTGCTGCCGGTCCTGGATAATTTTGAAAGAGCGATTGTTTCCAGTCAAAAAAACAACGATTTTGAGGCGTTATCCCAGGGTGTCGAAATGATCGAAAGAATGTTTCTGAAAGTCCTGGAAGATGAGGGGCTCAAAATTATTGAAACAGTCGGCCAGGAATTTGATCCAAATCTCCATGAAGCCCTGCTGAAAGAAGAATCTGACCAGCCGGAGAATATGATTCTGGAAGAATTCCAAAAGGGATATTATCTGAAGGATAAAGTGATCAGGCCCAGCCGGGTCAAAGTTTCAGGCTGA
- the hrcA gene encoding heat-inducible transcriptional repressor HrcA produces the protein MEMDERKHKILKAIVQDYIATAEPVGSRTISKKFELGVSPATIRNEMADLEELGLIEQPHTSAGRIPSDSGYRYYVDYLMDPLSLNHDEKKNINQEITSRLSEVQEVIEYTGKLISQVTNLTSIVLGPKSRNGILKNLHFLPYEQGKAIMVTVKENGSVENNIVDIGPDTSPEELQVLANLFNQKMSGTRVQDLKKGLINEIYSELSRKRRIIDGMMGILERMFDDKDGESEERVYLGGTLNMLDQPEFRDINKVRSLFSVFEENNKLKELLSHDQKGLSIMIGAENADQVFKNCSIISATYQINGKQIGSVGVLGPTRMDYGKAIAIVDYMTNSLTELLTERHRRTRT, from the coding sequence ATGGAAATGGATGAAAGAAAACACAAGATTTTAAAAGCGATTGTGCAGGACTATATTGCCACCGCGGAGCCCGTCGGTTCCAGAACCATTTCCAAAAAGTTTGAGCTGGGGGTGTCTCCGGCGACGATCCGCAATGAGATGGCAGATCTCGAAGAGTTGGGACTTATTGAACAGCCCCATACATCTGCAGGAAGAATTCCTTCCGACTCGGGCTATCGCTATTATGTCGATTATTTGATGGACCCTTTAAGTCTGAACCACGATGAAAAGAAAAATATCAACCAGGAGATCACCAGCAGACTCAGCGAAGTGCAGGAAGTCATCGAATACACCGGAAAGCTTATTTCCCAGGTGACGAACCTGACTAGTATTGTACTTGGACCAAAAAGCCGAAACGGTATTCTGAAGAATTTGCATTTTCTTCCCTACGAGCAAGGGAAGGCTATCATGGTAACCGTAAAAGAGAATGGTTCAGTAGAGAATAATATTGTCGATATCGGTCCGGATACAAGCCCGGAGGAACTTCAGGTTCTGGCGAATCTCTTTAACCAGAAAATGAGCGGAACTAGGGTACAGGATCTGAAAAAAGGCCTGATCAACGAAATATACAGTGAGCTCTCCAGAAAACGCCGCATTATTGATGGAATGATGGGTATTCTGGAAAGAATGTTTGATGATAAGGATGGAGAGTCTGAAGAACGGGTCTACCTTGGCGGGACATTAAATATGCTTGATCAGCCTGAATTCAGGGATATCAATAAAGTTCGAAGTCTCTTTTCCGTATTTGAGGAGAACAATAAGCTGAAGGAGCTTCTAAGTCATGATCAAAAGGGATTAAGTATCATGATCGGAGCGGAAAATGCTGACCAGGTATTTAAAAACTGCAGTATTATATCTGCAACCTACCAGATTAACGGGAAACAGATTGGTTCAGTAGGCGTTTTGGGTCCAACCAGAATGGATTACGGCAAAGCGATCGCGATTGTAGACTATATGACAAACAGTTTGACCGAATTGCTGACGGAGAGGCACCGGAGGACCCGGACTTAG
- the hemW gene encoding radical SAM family heme chaperone HemW, with protein MTSLYVHVPFCVKKCSYCAFYSVPYTVPIIADSRISGGADRADHRLLSDPASDLVSVYLCGLERELELRAKEASQGVSSLFIGGGTPTVLDVTQLERLLSLICRYYFKAPNRTDSTDISDPLRNPLIHTSWTGQVIEKTIECNPGTLDREKLMLCRTYGINRISLGAQSFNDRLLKSIDRIHTAEDIHRSVALVRQSGIDNLNLDLIFGLPGQKMGHWQDTLRQAITLSPEHLSLYALTLEEDTPLHKEYACSQAGSSDCKETLDDSNSRRRLNRLPDDDLQADMYEWAVSYLQSFGYGRYEVSNFARPGFECKHNQSYWRGQDYIGLGPGAVSCLHNARTRNREDIAGYARILESGLRPLDPSANEVLTREQKISEFMMLGLRMADGIDIAEFAAKFQTEIQDIYGRILQNYIDKDIFLLAEGRLKINPACFFVLNAVLVDFML; from the coding sequence ATGACTTCTTTATATGTTCATGTTCCGTTTTGCGTAAAAAAATGTTCCTACTGCGCATTCTATTCGGTTCCTTATACTGTGCCCATTATCGCGGACAGTAGAATATCCGGTGGTGCAGATAGGGCTGACCATAGGTTATTATCAGACCCGGCCTCAGATTTGGTCTCCGTCTATTTGTGCGGACTGGAGCGGGAGCTTGAGTTGCGAGCTAAGGAAGCCTCCCAAGGGGTTTCTTCTCTTTTTATTGGAGGCGGAACGCCCACAGTTCTGGATGTCACTCAGCTTGAACGACTGCTCAGTTTGATTTGTCGGTATTATTTTAAGGCCCCGAACCGGACAGACTCGACAGACATATCCGATCCGTTAAGGAATCCCCTTATCCATACTTCCTGGACCGGTCAAGTCATAGAAAAAACAATTGAGTGTAATCCCGGCACACTCGACCGAGAAAAATTGATGCTCTGCCGAACGTACGGAATCAACCGGATATCGCTCGGCGCTCAGAGCTTTAATGACCGCCTGCTGAAAAGTATCGACAGAATCCATACCGCGGAAGATATTCACAGGAGCGTCGCCCTTGTCAGACAATCGGGGATAGACAACCTGAATCTTGACCTGATTTTTGGACTTCCAGGACAGAAAATGGGACATTGGCAGGATACACTCCGCCAGGCCATTACGTTGTCGCCGGAACACCTTTCACTCTATGCACTTACGCTTGAGGAAGATACCCCACTGCATAAAGAATATGCATGCAGTCAGGCAGGCAGTTCGGACTGCAAAGAAACCTTGGATGACTCGAACAGCCGGAGACGCCTGAATCGTCTGCCGGATGACGACTTACAAGCTGATATGTACGAATGGGCGGTTTCTTATCTTCAAAGCTTCGGTTATGGCCGCTATGAAGTTTCCAACTTTGCGAGGCCTGGTTTTGAATGCAAACATAACCAGTCTTATTGGCGAGGGCAGGATTATATCGGTCTTGGACCGGGGGCAGTTTCGTGTCTGCACAACGCTAGAACCAGGAATAGGGAGGATATCGCGGGGTATGCGCGGATACTGGAATCAGGACTAAGGCCTCTGGACCCCTCGGCAAACGAAGTGCTGACCAGAGAACAGAAGATCTCCGAATTTATGATGCTGGGGCTGCGGATGGCGGACGGAATTGACATCGCAGAATTTGCCGCCAAATTTCAAACCGAAATTCAGGATATTTATGGACGAATTTTGCAAAACTATATCGATAAGGATATTTTCTTGCTTGCCGAAGGTAGATTGAAAATTAATCCTGCCTGTTTTTTCGTTCTCAACGCGGTTCTGGTGGATTTTATGCTGTAG
- the lepA gene encoding translation elongation factor 4: MANASSKIRNFSIIAHIDHGKSTLADRLIEYTGTMSTRELKEQVLDSMDLERERGITIKLQAVRLRYKAKDGEVYELNLIDTPGHVDFSYEVSRSLAACEGALLVVDAAQGIEAQTLANVYLALENDLEIIPVINKIDLPSAEPDRVKQEIEDVIGIDASEAILASAKMGIGVEEILEAIVKRISPPKGDDEEPLKSLIFDSKFDSYKGAIPYIRLFDGKVSKGTSIKMMSTGKMFEITEVGVFTPGMTIVEELRAGQVGYIAGSIKNVGDTRVGDTVTDNDHPAAEPLPGYRKAVSMVFCGLYPVETSDFDRLKDALEKLQLNDASLMYENETSAALGFGFRCGFLGLLHMEIIQERLEREFGLSIITTAPSVVYKVNTTAKEQIFIDNPALLPSEGKIESIEEPVVKATIMVPSEYVGTIMELNQEKRGTFLNMDYITASRVSLYYELPLSEIVYDYFDQLKSRTKGYASLDYELIGYKEANLVKLDIMLNAEIVDALSFIVHKDKAYSRGRRLVEKLRGLIPRQMFEIPVQAVIGTKVIARENIRAMRKDVLAKCYGGDISRKRKLLEKQKEGKKRMKQVGNVEIPQDAFMAVLKMDD, translated from the coding sequence ATGGCAAACGCTTCATCCAAAATTAGGAATTTTTCAATCATTGCCCATATCGATCACGGCAAATCTACCCTTGCTGATCGACTGATTGAGTATACTGGAACCATGTCCACCCGGGAACTTAAGGAGCAGGTTCTCGACTCCATGGATTTGGAACGGGAGCGTGGGATCACTATCAAACTGCAGGCAGTCCGTTTACGCTACAAGGCGAAAGATGGAGAGGTCTATGAGCTGAATCTGATTGATACTCCCGGGCATGTTGACTTTTCTTACGAAGTTTCCCGGAGTTTGGCTGCCTGCGAAGGGGCCTTGTTAGTCGTCGATGCAGCACAGGGTATTGAGGCACAGACCCTCGCTAATGTCTATCTTGCTTTGGAAAATGACCTGGAGATCATTCCTGTTATTAATAAAATTGATCTGCCAAGCGCAGAACCTGACAGAGTCAAACAGGAGATTGAAGATGTGATTGGGATTGATGCGAGTGAGGCGATCCTCGCATCGGCCAAAATGGGGATTGGGGTCGAAGAGATCCTGGAAGCGATTGTTAAGAGAATTTCTCCGCCGAAGGGCGATGATGAAGAACCCTTGAAGTCGCTGATTTTTGACTCGAAGTTTGATTCCTATAAAGGTGCGATCCCTTATATCCGATTATTTGACGGCAAAGTCTCCAAAGGTACGAGCATCAAGATGATGTCCACCGGAAAAATGTTTGAAATTACCGAAGTTGGTGTTTTTACACCCGGGATGACGATTGTTGAAGAACTAAGGGCAGGCCAGGTTGGCTATATCGCAGGTAGTATTAAGAATGTCGGAGATACTCGCGTTGGGGATACCGTGACGGATAACGACCATCCGGCTGCAGAACCGTTGCCGGGTTATCGCAAAGCGGTGTCGATGGTTTTTTGCGGCCTTTATCCGGTTGAAACTTCCGACTTTGACAGGCTGAAGGATGCGCTGGAAAAACTTCAGCTGAATGATGCGAGTTTAATGTATGAAAATGAAACGTCCGCGGCGCTGGGTTTTGGTTTCCGCTGTGGGTTCCTGGGTCTCCTGCATATGGAAATCATTCAGGAGAGACTTGAGCGGGAATTTGGCCTCAGCATCATTACAACTGCACCGAGCGTTGTTTATAAAGTGAATACCACAGCCAAGGAACAGATCTTCATTGATAACCCTGCGCTTCTGCCGTCTGAAGGAAAGATCGAATCGATTGAAGAACCTGTGGTTAAGGCTACGATTATGGTACCATCCGAGTATGTAGGTACCATCATGGAACTGAACCAGGAGAAAAGGGGTACGTTCCTGAACATGGACTATATCACCGCCTCCCGGGTAAGCCTATATTATGAGCTTCCGTTAAGCGAAATCGTTTACGATTACTTCGATCAGCTTAAATCCCGAACCAAAGGGTATGCGTCTTTGGACTATGAACTGATCGGATATAAGGAAGCGAATCTTGTGAAACTTGATATCATGCTGAACGCTGAAATTGTAGATGCACTTTCCTTTATTGTCCACAAAGATAAAGCATATTCCCGTGGGCGCAGGCTTGTCGAAAAACTGCGTGGCCTGATTCCGCGGCAGATGTTTGAAATCCCTGTCCAGGCTGTCATCGGGACCAAGGTCATTGCTAGAGAGAATATCCGGGCCATGCGTAAGGATGTTCTAGCTAAATGTTACGGCGGTGACATTTCCCGGAAACGCAAACTACTGGAAAAACAAAAAGAAGGCAAGAAACGCATGAAACAAGTCGGCAACGTGGAAATACCCCAGGACGCTTTCATGGCAGTGCTCAAAATGGACGATTGA
- the murJ gene encoding murein biosynthesis integral membrane protein MurJ, translating to MTNNQKMMKAAGFMMAANLVSRLLGFIRESLMAGLFGKTAATDAYNTAFILPDLLYWLLVGGVLSAAFIPVLSEYIAKGREKEGWKVVSSVTNATFLLLCILVIAGMLLTPKFIELQVPGFSPANKELTIYLTRILLLQPVILALSGITMGILNSYKIFWPSALGTVLYNASIILFGAIWANSGEARSISGFAFGVVIGAAANFLVQVPSLRKVGFRYYPMIDLKHPGVRKIMLLAVPMIIMYTLNQFQVIVNSNLGSALDPGSLTAVWYSYRLFQVPVGIFALAIGVAVFPTLTEQAALKKAKDFLETISSAIRLIIFITVPISIGMVVLRFPLIRVLFQHGEFSAGDTDIMAVPLLYFSLGITAQAIIQILPRAFYAMQNTWIPVILGLVAMAASIIWMYILVGPLACGGLALAVTLGAMMQMLLLFIVLRRKLGKIDGRRIAAVFSKTLAAALAMAAVVMIWANLLTLWVGIGKIGSTIVLISGALVGMLAFFIVARLLKMEEYKMAIDMLIKRRK from the coding sequence ATGACAAACAATCAAAAGATGATGAAAGCAGCCGGCTTCATGATGGCTGCCAACCTTGTTTCCAGGCTTCTCGGTTTCATCAGGGAGTCTCTGATGGCCGGATTGTTCGGAAAAACGGCAGCTACTGACGCGTATAATACGGCCTTTATCCTTCCGGACCTGCTGTACTGGTTATTGGTTGGAGGCGTGTTAAGTGCTGCCTTTATCCCTGTCCTATCCGAATATATTGCCAAAGGCAGGGAAAAAGAAGGATGGAAAGTCGTGAGCTCGGTAACCAATGCGACATTTCTTCTGCTCTGTATCCTGGTTATCGCGGGCATGCTGCTGACTCCGAAGTTTATTGAGCTTCAGGTGCCCGGATTCAGTCCGGCGAATAAGGAACTTACAATCTATCTTACCCGTATCCTGCTACTGCAGCCGGTCATTCTGGCTTTGAGCGGGATTACGATGGGCATCCTGAACTCGTACAAAATATTTTGGCCGTCCGCGTTGGGGACGGTCCTTTACAATGCCAGTATCATCCTATTTGGAGCGATTTGGGCTAATTCCGGTGAAGCCCGGAGTATCTCCGGTTTTGCGTTTGGGGTCGTCATCGGAGCTGCAGCTAATTTTCTTGTTCAGGTACCTTCCCTGCGAAAGGTTGGCTTCCGCTACTATCCAATGATCGATCTGAAACATCCCGGGGTCCGGAAGATTATGCTGTTGGCTGTCCCGATGATAATCATGTATACCTTGAATCAATTCCAGGTTATCGTGAATTCCAACCTCGGTTCCGCACTTGATCCGGGAAGCTTGACTGCGGTCTGGTACTCTTACCGTCTTTTCCAGGTCCCGGTCGGAATCTTCGCGTTGGCCATCGGTGTCGCTGTTTTCCCGACCTTAACAGAACAGGCGGCTCTGAAAAAGGCCAAAGATTTTCTCGAGACGATTTCGAGTGCAATCCGACTGATTATCTTTATTACAGTTCCGATATCCATTGGGATGGTCGTCCTGCGCTTCCCTTTGATCCGAGTTCTGTTCCAGCATGGTGAATTCAGCGCCGGGGATACGGATATCATGGCTGTACCACTGCTGTATTTTTCGCTTGGGATCACAGCTCAGGCTATTATTCAAATTCTGCCGCGTGCTTTTTATGCAATGCAGAACACCTGGATTCCGGTTATTCTTGGCCTCGTCGCCATGGCTGCCAGCATCATCTGGATGTATATTTTGGTCGGGCCTCTGGCTTGCGGAGGTTTGGCCCTTGCTGTAACCCTCGGAGCCATGATGCAGATGCTTTTGCTGTTTATTGTACTACGCCGTAAGCTTGGCAAAATTGATGGGCGCAGAATTGCAGCCGTGTTTAGTAAAACACTAGCAGCTGCTTTGGCCATGGCAGCTGTCGTCATGATTTGGGCGAATCTGCTCACCCTTTGGGTCGGAATTGGCAAAATTGGCTCGACAATCGTTTTAATCAGCGGAGCACTCGTCGGCATGCTCGCGTTTTTTATCGTTGCCCGTCTGCTGAAGATGGAGGAGTACAAAATGGCCATTGACATGCTGATAAAACGTCGTAAATAG